The following is a genomic window from Nitrososphaerota archaeon.
ATCTTGTCCCACTGGTTAGTGTACGTGCGCGGACACGCTACGCGGTCACGTGAATGAGCATCTGATATGTGTGGGCCGACGTCGACGCGCTACAAGCCAGAGAAGATTATCAAGCCCAGTAGGACAACGAATACCATGACCAACAGCCCAAAGGCTATGGTCTTCGTTCGAAGTGGTGGTTCCATGAAGTGTGCCTGGGCAACGTTGGGGAGTTGGACCGCCCCCGAAGATCGAAACAGCGAGAATATTGCCCACGCATCGATGATCAGAATCTCGTAGATTTCGGTCGTGGCTGAAGATGGAAAGGGTATGAGGATGTCGCCAAGAGGCATGATGATGGCCAAGATGACCGGGATGACAGCGCCAGTGAAGTCCATCGCAGTGAAAGACCCGATTCCCATTACAAGAATGGCGAGGGCTGCCTGCACGAAGAAGTATGTGGACACAAAATCGTGCGGATATGTACCGCCGTGATAAATGCCAATCAAGGCAAGAAAGAGTCCTGCGACGAACCAGAACGCTCCCCCAAAGACCTGCATCTTCTTCGCTGACGTTGCCACGATGCCAAGAGACATGACCCAGATA
Proteins encoded in this region:
- a CDS encoding DUF998 domain-containing protein gives rise to the protein MEPGNAEGKLRVERIAKYSGVALVVVPWILFLLCYLLNPQWILTRDALSSFGDPSFSKFPWVYNDGLGVIAVIIWVMSLGIVATSAKKMQVFGGAFWFVAGLFLALIGIYHGGTYPHDFVSTYFFVQAALAILVMGIGSFTAMDFTGAVIPVILAIIMPLGDILIPFPSSATTEIYEILIIDAWAIFSLFRSSGAVQLPNVAQAHFMEPPLRTKTIAFGLLVMVFVVLLGLIIFSGL